A window of Tatumella citrea genomic DNA:
ATTGATGATATTGTGGCAGGAATTTTATCTGCAGTGATTTTGTTTGCTATCGGTCACTACTATCCGGGGCTGTTGCCGGTCTGACCTGATATTTATGATTCAGGAGGCTGCCAGTGGCGGCCTCCTGACTGAGCTTTAGCGGTTCTGCCACTCTTTGATCGCTGACTCAATGCCTTCGGCATCCAGTCCCAGATCATGACGAATTTCTTCCTGTGTACCCTGCGGAATAAATTTGTCAGGCAGGCCCAGATTCAATACCGGAGTCATACGACGGGAAGCCATCAATACTTCATTGACACCACTTCCTGCACCGCCACTGATTGCACCTTCTTCCAGCGTCACCAGATCAGAATGCTGTTCAGCCATTTGCAGAATCAGTTCAGTATCCAGTGGTTTGACAAAGCGCATATCAACCAGGGTGGCATTCATCGATTCAGCAACTTTCTCTGCTTCCGGCAACAGTGTGCCAAAGTTCAGAATTGCCAGTGATTCACCCTGACGTTTAATCACACCTTTACCTAAAGGCAACTGTTGTGGAGCCTCCTGCTGCAGGCCACGTCCACTACCGCGCGGGTACCGCACAGCGCTCGGGCCTTGCTGATAGTGGTAACCGGTAAACAGCATGTCACGGCACTCATTTTCATCGCTGGGTGTCATGATGACCATTTCAGGAATACAGCGCAGGAATGAGATATCAAAGGCACCCTGATGCGTCTGTCCGTCAGCACCGACGATTCCGCCACGATCAATTGCAAACAGCACCGGTAATTTTTGGATCACCACATCATGAATCAACTGATCATAAGCGCGCTGCAGGAAAGTCGAATAAATGGCGACCACGGGCTTGTAGCCACCGATAGCCAGTCCGGCCGCAAAAGTGACCGCGTGCTGTTCGGCAATAGCGACATCAAAATACTGTCCGGGAAATTCGCGGGAGAAGCGCACCATACCTGAGCCTTCTCGCATTGCGGGTGTAACGGCCATCAGTTTCTCGTCCTGAGCAGCCATTTCACATAACCAGTCACCGAAAATCTGTGAATAGGTTGGAATCCCGCCTTTGCTTTTCGGCAATTCACCGCTGGCCGGATCAAAGGTAGGAACCGCGTGCCAGGCGATTGGGTCCTGTTCGGCAGGAGCGTAGCCTTTCCCTTTCTTAGTAATAATATGCAGAAACTGAGGACCCTTCAGGCTGCGCATATTGGTTAATGCGCTT
This region includes:
- the dxs gene encoding 1-deoxy-D-xylulose-5-phosphate synthase — its product is MSFDTTKYPTLALASTVQELRLLPKDKLPALCNELRQYLLDSVSQSSGHFASGLGVVELTVALHYVYNTPFDHLVWDVGHQAYPHKILTGRRDRIGTIRKKNGLHPFPWREESEHDVLSVGHSSTSISAGLGMAVAAEKEAAGRRTVCVIGDGALTAGMAFEAMNHAGDIKPDLLVILNDNDMSISENVGALNNRVAQILSGKTYSWLRESGKRVLTGIPPIKELVKRTEEHLKGMVSPGTLFEELGFNYIGPVDGHDVLALVSALTNMRSLKGPQFLHIITKKGKGYAPAEQDPIAWHAVPTFDPASGELPKSKGGIPTYSQIFGDWLCEMAAQDEKLMAVTPAMREGSGMVRFSREFPGQYFDVAIAEQHAVTFAAGLAIGGYKPVVAIYSTFLQRAYDQLIHDVVIQKLPVLFAIDRGGIVGADGQTHQGAFDISFLRCIPEMVIMTPSDENECRDMLFTGYHYQQGPSAVRYPRGSGRGLQQEAPQQLPLGKGVIKRQGESLAILNFGTLLPEAEKVAESMNATLVDMRFVKPLDTELILQMAEQHSDLVTLEEGAISGGAGSGVNEVLMASRRMTPVLNLGLPDKFIPQGTQEEIRHDLGLDAEGIESAIKEWQNR